ATGATGATAGTATGCTACTTTCTAGTTAAGATTTTATTGCAGTGGTAATGTTCGAGATAATGATTGTTCATATGATGATAAGTTTCAATAGCACTCACATGGTCGCGAAGAAAAGAAGAATCTTTCGTGGATGGATGGTTAAGCGATTTGATCTTTTGCACCTTCCTTCTCCCGTATCTTGGAAAACAGGGCTATTAGGCACAGAATGTACAGCCTGGAAACTCTTAAATGGCACAAGAGGCTGCTTCAGCGGCTGCTCGGGCAGAGAAGGTACTACTACAGAAAACAATGTCAAAATACCAATCATAGATAAGAAAATTAAGTTTTATGGGAAAAAAACATGGAAATAATGTTAACTGATTCATTTGAAAGTTACAATATGGCATTGGAAAAAATTGAGGTTTAAATGGTGAACAACCAAGGGGGTCGAGTTTCACTCTTAGCATGTTGCAAAAGATTACTGACATATTCGGAGCTTATTGAAATTCCCAAGAAGAAATGTTGAGAGTGCATGGAAATAAAATGAGCGCAATAAACTTGAGGTATATTGTCTAGTGTTGGATTTTtaagtaaattaaattttatggttTTTATTAAGTTATTCCATGTGAACTATTATTTAAGACATCGAAGCAACACCTATTGTCATGCTTATTGCATTTGCCAGACATAATGTTTCTAGAGTAGTATCTAATAGAAATATCAACATCTTGTACCTTTAATGACAAGCTTCTTTAATGCATCATCTGCTTTCTGCTCTTCCCCATTATGTTTCTCCATGCGGATTGAACCCTTTCGTGAAAGCACTTTCTATGTGCCCAAAAAAGATTAAACTCAAATCTCTTTGTATGACTAACAAATCAGAAGAAAATTTAAGATCTGTTTCTTGATTATTATGCAgatgtcataaaaaaaataatatcaaatacCCCACTTACAGTCATCTTCGGGCTTCCAGTGCAACATAATTCAGTTGGCTGTGTAAGACATTCGATATCCAAGATCACATTGCTGACTTTGTCCATGGCTATGATCTTATTCTGCAGAGAAGCGGAAGAAAAAATTATACAAGAATGCAACATCAAATTaaaaacaataagaaaaaaataagatgGTGGAATCCGGTCAACTTTTAAGAGCTGCAGTAGTCAGACAGGCATTGAAATGTTAACAATCTCAAGGAAACCGACAATCTAGTAAATTATGTCTtctaagagaagaaagaaagagcaaACAGCTCAAAAGACCTGAACTCCTTTCTCAAGCCAGCCTAACCAAAAGCCTTTGGACTATTTGCTCAGACTCCATGAAAGATATCAGCTCAAGGACTTCGAACTGACTTCCTGGTTTGTCTATTCATTACTACAAAATTTAGGTTCCGGACTCCAGTAAAATCTTCCAGTTCTGTATAGTGTCCCCTAGGATTTTGCATTCTATTTTAGGACTTACCAATCTTAGCCATGGTCCAAGTTTGAGTTGCACAGGATAGAATCAACCATTCCTTTATTGCTCTCTCCCTAGTGAGGTTTCTCTTGTGCCTTTCCGGTGTATGTATCATCCAATTTCATACCCATTGGACTGTAAACCATCCATTTCAATGTCAGATAAATTTGCATGCTACTATTTGGAGAACATCCAATGTCAGTAGCTATTCTTAGTAATAGTTGAAACATCAACTTTCATGGAAGCCATCAATCTTAAAGAAAGAATTCCTCACAAGAAACTCTTGTGTGAATGAATATAATCTTATCTGCATCAATCTAGTCCATTTCTAAGGAAAATTCTCTAAATAGTCGATTCAATTGGCTAACAAAAACACATCAATTGGCATCAAACAACTGCTCAATGAGAGAGTAAATTTCAGTTACTAAAGGGGTTTTAGTGACAGTTTTTTTTTATGCTTGAATACACCTTGGATTGCTCAACAACATGTGCAAAAACTGATGCCCTTTGCAGTAGCATCTGGAAAGCTTTTAGGACCATTTGTCCCCCTTTTTTTGGTATGATCAAATAAAAAGGGCCAACTAGGATGAAGAACAAACATACTTGCATCTGGGTCCACCTATATTTTCTTTTCATACTAGTCTTTCGAAATCATCGCCATCatccttatctgctatcatgagtTCAATAAAGCTGCCAtctcaattttttttgttttttctttcttttggggGATAAATATAGCATCATCATAGGACGACCTGAAAGTTGAGAGGCTTCAGATTTCATATTCAGTTCCtaaaattttcaggtatttttgacAAAATTCGTAGGCTAAATACTATATACAGTACTTTTAAACTCCTTTCTTCCACAAATACTATCAAATTCTAGAAAAGTTGACCAGAATTCCTTCTCCATCCAACATATCAGTTCACCTCCACAGCTCGAGATGAACAAATCAGATTTATTTTACAGAATTTAGATCCAAATAAGATGCTATGTGTACAAGAACTAGAAAACAGATACAAAAGCTATGGAACCAGAGATCCTTTCGAAGAGATAAGGAgtgcataaaagaaaaaaaaaatgtattttttttCGAGAGAAAAAAGCCTTATCTGATCAAAAGCAGACCAATTGATGCCACCGGCAATCGGGAGGCATCATCCACAGATATCAATTACTAAATACTTCCATCAAAAATGAAGGAAAAATGCCACCTTTTGAACAAAATCAAGATGGGAGAGGTTGTTCATAGAATGAGGAtcataaagagagagaaagacaTCAACCATTACCAAATCCAATTCAAGAAACCAACAGAGCTCAGAGGCTCACTGCATAAATCGCACATAAAAGGCACAATGCCGACATAAATCGTACCTCTTCTCTTCAGATAGAGAGAAAGAGACCGGAGGCTGAAACCCCTCTTGCTCACTTCCAATGTCTCCTCGCGTCTGCCGAGCTCCAGCCGtctctgtggctcttcttccgagaCCCAAAACAACGCAAGAGTGGGAGAGAGCATTGAGTTATAAGGAAGGAGGCCGCGTTACGGCTGCAGGCTGAACAACCAGCATTTGTTTTTGTGGGCATTAAAAACCTTCCCGTAACTTTCGATGTATGCCTGTGATGCTGCAATGTAAAAGAAAGGCAGCCGTGGAAGATGATTGGCTCCATGTCGATCCCCACCCCAAGCTTTTGGACCGTGCCATCTTCATCGATGATATCATCATCTAAATCTATGCATTACTGTGCATAGATATGATTAAGATCTCGTGAAATCAGTAGAATATCTAGAATATTAATGATTATTATTAACAATAAAGACAACAGACATCTCTACAGTAATCAAAACTATTAATTACAAGTCAAACTGATTGATGTCTTCATCCAGAATTTATAATCGAATCATTTCATTAGTCGAAATGCCAATATTGAGTTGCATGCAAGAAATGAGTAAaatgatattatttattttatattggtCTAAAAACTGTTCAATTGAAAAAAAGTCAATAGAAAAATTAAACAATTATCATATTGAAAATAAGGTTTTTTTTCTGTgaggaaaaataaaataggaattctccatgaaaaaaaaattctacaGAATTTGTCCTaactatattataaataaaaaaatatttttattcacgaataattaaatataattttcgtaaaaaaaataaaatgatggagaattatttaaaatgatatatatatatgtatattgagaAAACAAATAAATGCCATAGGAAACAGCTGTAATAGCATCCAAACACGTATAGACACATGATTTGTCGTGGAGTTGTCCTAATCGGACATACATGTTGATCAATAAGACAAACATTTTTGTTTTGGTTCCTCGCAACGTTTTCTTAATTCATTCTTTTTTGAATGCTGTACCCAAAAAGTGCTTCTTGTTTGGCCAAAGCATTTCCTCCGACACTCAAAAGGCCAAACGAGGTAGTCGGAGGAGACCAACCGTCCACCTGGTCAAGCATCGACACCGACATAAGTTACGACCGTAGAATCGATTCTCTATTACCAATACATTAAAATAATGAGATTAAGATTTAAAGTTAAAATTCGATAATATTTGAAGGTGCTATATGATTTAATTGGTAAAAATTTATCGTATTACCATAAGGTTGATATTAGTTATTCATTTATTCTTTGCCTAAATAATTTAgggtaaaaattttattttttaaaagatgagaTTATTCTTGACCACCCTCGTCGTCTTATCGTTATCACATTCATTCTGTCATATCATTAATCACTCATTCTTGTTCTCATCCTATTATAGTCGAGATGTCGTTAAGGTTCGATCATTTCTGTCATTGATATTAACAGAAGGGAAGAAAATGGTCACGTCGGGGCTTTCCCTCGTTGAATTGTTGCTTCGACAAAgctcataattttattatttaatattttatatgtaaCTCATTAAAGTACTAATtaccttaatttttatttttgatgaaatttaattttaagatatttCTATCGCACTCCAAATCTTTAGTTATATATCTTGAAATTTTAACTCTCAAATTTTTACGAGTAAATTGAATTCTCATACGTAGATATAATATGCATTATTGGCTTAATCTTCATCCTAATTTGTCACGACGATAATTAACTTATTAGTTTCGTTAAACCTAAATCATTAGTCTAAAATATTTAAACATATATAAATCCCATCTTATCTTTTCCACGTCGAAATAAATCGAAATATCACGCTAACTTTTCACATCGTACAACAGATTTCGCAAAATAATAATAGAAAACATTTATCTTCCCCCACCGACTTTTACCCTTCGCTGCTGCTCTTTTACTGCTCTCATCCACCGTCTTCCGACCGATCGCGATTTGGGATGGCGAGGGCGGGAGGGATAGCGAACGCGGTGAACGTGGGAATCGCCGTCCAGGCCGACTGGGAGAACCGCGAGTTCATTTCCAACATCTCCCTCAACGTCCGCCGCCTCTTCGACTTCCTCCTCCAATTCGGTACGTCTCTCGTTCTTTCTTCGTTGCCGACTAACTGCTGCTGCGGATCTGATCACGTGATCTTAATCGCAATGAGTTGCTTTATCTTTGTGATGCGCCTCTTGAAGTCCCCTGATCGAGACATCCCAAGTAGGGTTTAACCTGTGTGTTGTATCAGTCGCAATCTTCAGATTCTTGAAGGATTTAGCTTCAATTGATACATGGCATCGTTGATTTTGGAGTTCTAAGATGCGGATGGGGAAAGATCCTATCAATTAATTAGGTTAGGGCTTGTATTCTTGTTGGATATGTCTCTGAAAGCTAGTATCTCCGCTACTGCAACATTTATGATCTTGGTTAAGCAATGCGGATCTCATTGCACTGGTTTTATATGTAACTCATTCACCTGTTTCGGTATCTGATCGGACCGCTACATACCGGGCAGTACCGGTCTACCATGCGTCGGAGCATCGGGACGTACCGGTGCttcagagaggaaagaaaataaagagaagaggaggaagaggaaggaagtagAGGAGATGGGAGAGGAAGAGCAGTAAGAAGCAagagggaggaagagaaggaacatGAGAAGATACCCATAGGCAGTTGTGTATGGCACAGGTGTGTAACGAGGCTGTGGTGGAGGTGTAGACAGTTGTGTGTGGCAGAGATGTTGTGTGGCGTGCACGAGAAGATTAGGGTTAATATATGGACTGCACCCTTCCTTTTTATATGGGCAGATTGGACCTGGGTAGATTGGGCCGTGGTCGCATACCAGTAATgctcggactggtatgtaccacctGTTTTGTACTGGTCCGGGCAAAACGTCATTCTTTATATTTTTTGACACAGTATcaggtgcatatatatatatatatatatatatatatatatatatatatatatatatatatatatatatatatagcataaaaACATTAGAATGTTTCAAATTAttcctaaaattaaatttatttatatattgaaTAAAAAATCTGCTTTGTTTAGcacataatttaaaatatatttgcaTCTGggtaaactttccaaaaagaaaattttgcttgAAAGCAATTAGATCGTTACCGGTTGAGGGACGCTTCCACCAAACATCTTGTAATAGAGATCTATATTTCATGAAGCTAAGGGGTAAACAGATGTGTGAATATCTTGttctgtttttttcttttgcagaTTATATGCTTCAGTATTAAAGATCTTAGGGAGCTAAAAGTTAGATTCACATCCAATATGTGATCTGCTTCTCTTGTATAGCCATGCAAGATGTGATTGTTGTTTATTGGGGTGGCATTTTCTTACTATCCAAAAGGTTTGAcaacaaaataattttaacacacaTTAGATTAGTGAAAGCCTAGTATCTTTTCGCATAAAAGCCTGTTTGAAGAATCATTATTACATCTTGATTTTTAGTATAAAATTAAGGGGTACTGCATTCACACCCTTTAATGGAGTTCATTTCACTAAACTTGTGTATCTAACATAGGAATTAATGATATTTTTTGCTTCATGTCATCTTCAAGTTCCCAAATGGTTTCTCTCTCAATGCATTAAAAGAGTAAGACACATTTGCAACTGTTAAACCAGATTCTGATTGTTTGAGCCAACCGATGTCTTATTTCGCATTTGTCTCAGTTGATGTCGGGAAGTGTCAAATCAACCCGATTCGGGATGTGCCAAGCTCTGCAAAAACTGCATTTGAGGCATACCCGACAAAGGCCCTCTGATGTTTAAGTTAGTTTTGGTTGTAAGGTGTCGGCTGAATGTCGAGAATTTGACATTGTGTCGACTATGTGTTGTGAGGTGTCGACCATGTGGTGCCAATATATCGGCCATGTGGAGTCAAGGTGTTGGCTACGTAGTGTCGAGGTGTCGGTCATGTGGAGCCGAGGTTTAGTCACATAACATCGAAGTTTCGTCAACATCATTATTCCTTAAGTTTTCTATAAACAATTGGAATTCTTTTTTaaaaagggaagaattcaaacacaTTAAGTTTTGTATAATCAATTGGAATTATTTAATGTAATTGCAAAAGTGAAGGAAGAGGAGTCCATGTTCTCGCATAAAGTTGATAACTCTtaacttttctctttcttttttcagTACAAATATCGAGGTCATCAATATTACATACAGCCTAGAAAGTGCTTAAACTTGGTTTTGGTGGTGAATAACTAAAAACAGCAGGTTTACTTTGACTGCAATTCTTTGGTGCATAACAATTGTATACTTGATTTTGTTCCATGGGAAATATTTGTAGATAGAAGACTTACAGCACATGTGACTTTGATGGATGTGTTAGGCATTGTTATAAGACAAGGCTTTTGAAACCTTTTGAGCATACTTGTTTTTGTGATTCAAACACCATATATGTGTGTTTCTAAACTCATGATTTCAGTTAAGTTTTGTGCTTCTCCAGAGGCTACAACAAAGAGCAAACTGGCTGCTTTGAATGAGAAGCTTGACATCTTAGAGCATAGGTTAGAGGTGCTTGAAGTCGAAGTTAGCAGTGCAACAACTAATCCTTCCGTTTTCACttaaaatttgtcctttttgttagaCCTCTGGAAAATAAAAGTGATTTTGTCAGCTGTACCTTTCATCTTTCAGTATAGAGTTGCAGATTATCAGGTGATCTCTACTCAGCgttgatgatgaaatttgttgACTTGTATACTATTACATCCGAGAATCCACTAGAAAATTAGTCTCAGCATGATTTCAGGCGCTTacattttgagcttttgaatctaTCTGAAAGGATGATTTCATTTTGTTTTTCAAGGATTGCGTTTGATGAATAAGTTTTCACAATAGCAGTAATCTAAACTTCTACAGTTTGCATATGTTTCTATAGATTACATTGTTGGATACAGGTTCAGGGATTGAAGGTCCTACAAGTAGTTGGAGTTGTATAAATGCATCACTtaattgatactatgtttttctatatacctttttctttttctttttgtccaGGTTCATGATTTTGCATAGTGGTAGTGTACCAATGTTAGTATGGAACATATGAGTATCGATATATCGATATCAATGTTAGGATGTTTTTCTTTTCTCTGTCATCTGATGTCGGTGATCGTCTTCTTGGAATGGGTTGAGTAGCTCGGCTTTGTTCAGTCCTGGTTTGTCAAGTCTGGTGCCACACTGAAGTGGATCTGAGCTCGATATTGCTTTCATGCACAAAGATTGCCTATGGATCATTTTGATGTTTAAGTTAAACATCTTAAAATGGGTTTTTGTAGAGTGAGAGAGAACCTGATCCCAAGAATCTTACTCGCATTCACCTTTTATAATTGATCTTTCCTCGAAAATactttgaaaaatatttcttgtAAAAAaattgttctttgaatattttttttattcggaTTCCGCTGACGTGGTGTATCTATTTGTCATATTTTAGTAGCATAACTATCACGTGTCAAGCTTTGGGTTAGAGTAAATATTTCTTCTATTAAGTACATATTGAGTTTTAaaaaatgaataaataaaaaaaataaaataactacTTACTGTAGTTCTATGTTGAACGTTCCAAGCAATATATGCCCCATTTATATACCGCTCAATTTATCTGGATTTGCTCTCGATATGCTGTTGGATTGATAAATAGCATCCATATTTGCAAACCTTGCTTTCTACAaaagatttaatttaatttaagatCCTTACAATTATCTAATAGTCTTAACCAGCTAAACTAAATAGACATCATCCTTACCAATAGTATTCCAAACTTGCTTTTTACATTTGGAAAGTATTGGGTACATGATTTCCAAAACCTTTCGATGTTTTTACAATCTTAATCAGCTACATTAAACCGCCATAGATGTGATTTCAGACCTCTTAAGTAAACCTACTGAGGATTATgatggttaattatagattactcCAATAGTTAGTTAccgtttatttatcataatattattagttTTATTGATGGAAACATGAAAAATAAagcgtaaaaagataattttaacatatcAGTCGATGGTGATGGAAGATAGTGTCGTTGGAGGTCACGAGTGATTGTTATGAATGAGAAGAATAGCGACGAGAGGTGAGGGTTGTTTTATATTTATGTCGACACCGATGTAGTTGTCGAGTGATGAAATGGTCGCTCGGTATCTACATTAGTGTCGACACAATTGTTAAGCGATGAAAGGGTCGCTAATATAGATGTCGAGCAATGTCACTCTACATCTACATTGGGGTCAACATAGTTGTCAAGCGACGTAAGTATGTGGAGCGATGAAAGGGTCGCTAATATGGATGTCGAGTAACGTCGCTTTACATCTACGTCGGGGTCAACATAGTTGTCGAGCGACGAAAGTATGTGGAGCGATGAAAGTATGTCAACACAATGCTGCTCTACATCTGTGTCGACGTCGATGTAGTTACCAAGCAGCATCACTCGGCATCTGCATCGATGACCCTTTCTTCGCACAACTATGTCGATGCCAACGTAGATGTAGAACAATTCTCTATCTCGCTGTTGCTTTTTTCATCCACAACAACCACCTACGATTATTAGCGGTGCCGTCATCCACCATCACTAactgaaacattaaaattatatttttaccttttatttatgTATTTTTGTCGGTAAAACCGACGACGTTAGGATAAATGaatatagatattttatttttgcaaCTATAAGGAtatcaatgtaattttttaaaatataaggatcgGGATGCTAAAAGTAGCTAAGTACAAGGGATAATATATAATCAATTCATATTATAAGGTTAAATATTATGATAGATCTATTGAATtctggattttaatgatgaatcaattgatgagtttatgaactaatatgcttttgagataagtgatacaaGAAATATTTTGATCACAAACTTGAACCATCAAAGGACAAATTGTCGAAGTAGGAGAATTGAATGTTGTGTTagaaaagtatcatgtcaaaaattaGATGACAAGCTAGAGAATTGATCGATGTGCCGAAAATTGGATTTTGTGCTATAAGTTCAAGTATCGTGTTGGAAGGATTGGGCATTGTGTCAAAAGATCGAATGTCGTGAGAAAATTGACATGTCGATAGATCAAGCGATATGccaaaggaaaggatgatgcattAGAGGTTCGGACAAAGTGTCAAAAGATCGAATGACATGATAGAATGACATACAACATGTTGAAAGCTTTGTAATTGTGCCGTGATTGAATTTTTAAAGTCTTAATCGAGGTTCTTTTGGGCCAAATTATGTTGGTATTGGGTCAAAACTATGCCAACTTATTAAGAAAGTCAATGGGCTTAAACCTGAGTCAAATTGGGCTCGATAGAAGGCTAAAATAGTGGTCTTGAGTAAGCTTGGTACCGCTTGAGTAAACCAACAAACACAAACAGTGCTTATCAGCGCTACCAATGGTGGCGTTGCCTAAAGTCCAAAATTGTAGTGTCAAAGGTTGTGACGGTACTACCGCAAGGTGTTAATGGTAGTATTgctcgtaccctaaaattttcaatgatttaaaatttatctCCATTTTAAAGTTgtttagggcttataaataccccatcgaGGCTTGGATGATGGAGCATCAAATTTTGAGTTTGTGAAGGATTATAGCTCTCTCATTGAGCATTGTTTGAGTATCTTCCTCCATCTTGGGTTTAAAGGTGATTCTAAGTTATCGAAGGTAAGAGATTTTAAAAAGAGTGAGTGTGGAGGTTATCTCTTAGACatgttaaaaagaaaaaaagttataATAAGGATAGTTGATATTCATCCGTTGGaaaaaagatcggtagtgaagGCCGATGGCCTCGAGGGAAAATGAATCAGGAGTGAACATAGGTCGGGAAggctgaaccattataaatcgatttgcattttcttctcttacttttgatttgttgttgtttattcaTTTACTTTACTTATAACCCTTAGTCATATTTTTGGTTAATCGCATTTTCAATATGGATTTATCGATAGAACTTTAAAATCggaaaaaaaaattactatagcactaattcatccccccttctTAATGCTATAACgtacctaacaattgatatcatagTTCGATTCTCTTACTTGGATTAACAGACAAGAGAGATCTAATAACTTTTTAGACAATCAAGAGGTCACTCCATCGCTTGTTCTTCTATGTTTAATATGTTTAATAAGTCGGATTGTATctattagaaaactagaataataattttttttatttcgtatggattttgatttatgaaatgtcATCAAGtttggttttcaaaaatcttttaaGCGGATGGATGAATGGAATAATTttgaaaagagaatatttttttaaaatactaaaactataaatattttattttatatttggataaaaatgagttcaatcgagtttctatgtcATACCGGACGTGATATTTAACACGCACTCAAAGTATGAGCAGCATATTCTTTAACCTGTAAAGTCAAAAATGATCCTAATTGGAACAACGTGTTATGTGTTATGTGGGATAGGACATTGCAGTGGTAGATACGCCACAAATTCAATCCTAAAGGAGCTTCAATTTCTTGTAAACCAACAAACTGTAAAAAAAGAACCACTCATATTGACTTTATATGCCTACTTCCAAAAGAGATCAGAAAACTATGATAAATACTTTAGTAAAAATCAATGCCGTAAACAACAAGATGACACTCTGTGCACCATGAATGTTATTTCAATATTTATCCATGTGCACTTCAACCAGAAATAATTCCATAAACAATATTCTCTACAAAATTGTAGCGATGTTTGGAAACCATCCTAGCAAGTATTCTGTGATGCTACAGTAAAGACAGAAAAAGATAAAAGGAAAAGCTAAGGAAAACTCAATTAACATAGTTTGATAAGAAATATTTTGCTCTTACAAGCGACTTGATTAACATATACATGTTCAAATTAAGTTTAAGAAAAAGCCAAGCATTATATCTAGGTCTTAGGTGAAAAAGGAAACAATTCAAGttttatcatgtttgattaaaaaGTTCTTGTAAGAATCAGCAAGAGTGAACAGCTACAAATTATGGGTGTGCCAAATTTATCGTCGCACCAGACTGGATGTGTTGGATACAACACATAAAGTAATTGCACAAAGAATCCatttatagaaaaatattaaaaaatcagcTAATTATATGATACTTAAGGAAAACTTCTTGAAGGAACTTTGCTTTGCTTGAATATTACTTGTATATAATAGAGATGGACGAATGATTAGATAATATGCTAATAACCAttaatgaataataaaattatcctACTCATAAATATTTAGTCAAGCTTGGTCATATAATCCATGACTTTTGGAATTTTATCTTATTAAGTTTGATGTATCTACATATTCAGAATATCAAACCAGTATCCTgtaaccaaggttcgtcgtatcgtaccgtaccaacgTTTCGATCCGGGCTCAGTACGATATGGTACCGATGTACTGAGCGGTACAttagggcataccgagcggtacaccctggtgtaccgaacaattagggcgtagcagtgctacagtatagcactGTGGCACTatagcggtccgcgtaccggtaacctgttgGACCGATACATACTGCCCGTATCGGGCGATACACTTTGGTATGACAAACCTTGCTTGTAACCATATCCATATATGGATAATGCAGGAGCAACAGCATATGAAGCTCGTAAATTCTGAAGTACAAAAGCCCTACAATAGTTGTGTGTGAAACATTACTTACTATTTGAAAATATagagatatattttattattaattaatctGATAGTAACTTCTTGGTGGCATCAAACCACTACACTAAATAATGTCACAAGTGGCAATACGTCAATACCTACTATCAAGAGATTGTATAGCACCTTGATTACATTCAGTTGCATATGCAGGCACAAGAGATTTTTTATAAAAAGCTATGGATTATTAACAATATATTGAGACTATTTTATACATCCAAACTTTTTGTATGCAATAGTCTAGtccaatattatatttttattgaaaaagcaaaagaaaaaacagGATATGAGGATTAGGATCAATGAttaaaatatcgtaccgtactagAGTTTCGACATTTGCTCggtactgtcacggacttagctggttttgcttaagtcgtgcggggctcttgcgtgtccgtctgcaaaggttagcctccccgaagcctcccatgatcccttaggacccacaaaagagaaaacgagttagagaaaacgtctcactcgggatccacaagcaaacatttctgaaaatactttatagacaatgcaaattataaacagactttacaagctctgaacagttacacaacaaaatgTCAAAATTGTCCACTACAGacagaaaa
Above is a genomic segment from Musa acuminata AAA Group cultivar baxijiao chromosome BXJ3-4, Cavendish_Baxijiao_AAA, whole genome shotgun sequence containing:
- the LOC135583252 gene encoding uncharacterized protein LOC135583252 isoform X2, producing the protein MDKVSNVILDIECLTQPTELCCTGSPKMTKVLSRKGSIRMEKHNGEEQKADDALKKLVIKVPSLPEQPLKQPLVPFKSFQAVHSVPNSPVFQDTGEGRCKRSNRLTIHPRKILLFFATMSSIGTMILIYFTLAINRKNGAYLWS
- the LOC135583252 gene encoding uncharacterized protein LOC135583252 isoform X1 yields the protein MDKVSNVILDIECLTQPTELCCTGSPKMTKVLSRKGSIRMEKHNGEEQKADDALKKLVIKVVPSLPEQPLKQPLVPFKSFQAVHSVPNSPVFQDTGEGRCKRSNRLTIHPRKILLFFATMSSIGTMILIYFTLAINRKNGAYLWS
- the LOC135636512 gene encoding protein BRICK1, translated to MARAGGIANAVNVGIAVQADWENREFISNISLNVRRLFDFLLQFEATTKSKLAALNEKLDILEHRLEVLEVEVSSATTNPSVFT